The proteins below are encoded in one region of Aquisphaera giovannonii:
- the rph gene encoding ribonuclease PH, translating into MPARVDGREPADLRPVSIERGFIANSAGSVLFRAGATAVLVTAQVSESVPPFLEGKGVGWLTAEYAMLPGSTPGRKRRGADGRATEIQRLIGRSLRAIVDTRALGPFTIHVDADVINADGGTRTAAITAAFLAVADAVRRQFADRAREILKDSIAAVSAGIIDGTPMLDLNYPEDSRAEVDLNVVRLGKGGLVEVQGTGEGGVFSRAELTALLDLAESGIDRLGLLQREALGVDWPFPDAT; encoded by the coding sequence ATGCCAGCGCGAGTCGACGGCCGGGAGCCGGCGGACCTCCGTCCGGTCTCCATCGAGAGGGGCTTCATCGCCAACAGTGCCGGGAGCGTCCTCTTCCGGGCGGGCGCGACGGCGGTGCTCGTCACGGCCCAGGTGTCGGAGTCGGTCCCGCCGTTCCTCGAGGGCAAGGGCGTCGGCTGGCTGACGGCCGAGTACGCCATGCTCCCCGGCAGCACCCCGGGCCGTAAGCGTCGCGGCGCCGACGGCCGGGCCACGGAGATCCAGCGGCTCATCGGCCGCAGCCTCCGCGCGATCGTGGACACCCGCGCGCTCGGGCCGTTCACCATCCACGTGGATGCCGACGTGATTAATGCCGACGGCGGCACGCGGACGGCGGCCATCACCGCCGCCTTCCTCGCCGTGGCCGATGCCGTCCGACGCCAGTTCGCCGACCGCGCCCGCGAGATCCTCAAGGACAGCATCGCGGCCGTCAGCGCGGGGATCATCGACGGCACGCCGATGCTCGACCTGAACTACCCGGAGGACTCCCGCGCGGAGGTGGACCTGAACGTCGTCCGCCTGGGCAAGGGCGGCCTCGTCGAGGTCCAGGGCACCGGCGAGGGGGGCGTCTTCTCCCGCGCCGAGCTTACGGCGCTCCTCGACCTGGCCGAGTCCGGCATCGACCGCCTCGGGCTGCTCCAGCGCGAGGCCCTCGGAGTGGACTGGCCGTTCCCGGACGCGACGTGA
- the argF gene encoding ornithine carbamoyltransferase, with product MSQEAKGNPRAFEVGPIPAAGRKRKNGFSAADRRGVAGPSAEPKGLRHFVSLFDVAPAEVADLIERTVQLKADATGLGRASRLQGRTLGLLFEKPSLRTRVSFETAMARLGGASIFLRGKDVGLGVRESVADFARVISQYVDFLAIRTFSQSIIEELARHASVPVINALSDYSHPCQAMADMVTILEERGDLAGKKIVFVGDGNNVARSLAMASAHLGVEFVLTAPEGYEFPESFAERFAAKFPETPLGFERNPAKAVKGADVVYTDVWASMGQEQEADQRREVFAPYQVNEALFAKARPDAIFLHCLPAHRGEEVTSGVLDDPRSKVIPQAANRMHFQMALLLWLLERRGA from the coding sequence ATGAGCCAGGAAGCCAAGGGCAACCCCCGGGCCTTCGAGGTGGGGCCGATCCCCGCGGCGGGCCGCAAGCGCAAGAACGGCTTCTCCGCGGCCGACCGCCGCGGCGTCGCGGGGCCGTCGGCGGAGCCGAAGGGCTTGCGGCATTTCGTGTCCCTCTTCGACGTCGCCCCGGCCGAGGTCGCGGACCTGATCGAGCGGACGGTGCAGCTCAAGGCCGACGCGACCGGCCTGGGCCGTGCATCCCGCCTCCAGGGCCGCACCCTGGGGCTCCTGTTCGAGAAGCCTTCGCTGCGGACCCGCGTCAGCTTCGAGACGGCCATGGCCAGGCTCGGCGGGGCGTCGATCTTCCTCCGCGGCAAGGACGTGGGCCTGGGCGTGCGCGAGAGCGTCGCCGACTTCGCCCGGGTGATCAGCCAGTACGTCGACTTCCTGGCGATCCGCACGTTCTCGCAGTCGATCATCGAGGAGCTGGCGCGGCACGCCTCGGTCCCGGTGATCAACGCCCTGTCGGACTACTCGCACCCGTGCCAGGCCATGGCCGACATGGTCACGATCCTGGAGGAGCGGGGCGACCTGGCCGGCAAGAAGATCGTCTTCGTCGGCGACGGGAACAACGTCGCCCGGTCGCTCGCCATGGCGTCCGCGCACCTGGGCGTGGAGTTCGTGCTCACGGCGCCCGAGGGGTATGAGTTCCCCGAGAGCTTCGCCGAGCGGTTCGCGGCCAAGTTCCCGGAGACCCCGCTGGGCTTCGAACGAAACCCCGCGAAGGCCGTGAAGGGCGCCGACGTCGTCTACACCGACGTCTGGGCGAGCATGGGGCAGGAGCAGGAGGCCGACCAGAGGCGCGAGGTCTTCGCCCCCTACCAGGTGAACGAGGCCCTCTTCGCGAAGGCCCGCCCGGACGCCATCTTCCTGCACTGCCTGCCGGCCCATCGCGGCGAGGAGGTGACCTCCGGCGTCCTGGACGACCCCAGGAGCAAGGTCATCCCCCAGGCCGCCAACCGGATGCACTTCCAGATGGCCCTCCTCCTCTGGCTGCTCGAGCGGCGCGGGGCCTGA
- a CDS encoding aspartate aminotransferase family protein, which yields MPDVHAAPQSSAETIEDFSRYVIPNYRRYPVCLVRGEGSWVWDAEGRRYLDFFPGWGCNLLGHCPPRIVEAVREQVGQLIHVPNTWYMEAQGAFAKALSERSFGGHCFFCNSGAEANEAAIKLARAWGHAKGRYKLITAEGGFHGRTFAALTATAQPKYQEPFQPLVPGFGHVPYNDLEAVAKLADGQTAAVLVEPIQGEGGVIVPDEDYLPGLRKICDERGMLLILDEVQTGMARTGRWFAYQHSGIEPDILTCAKALAGGIAAGVMMARKEVAAFLQPGLHASTFGGNPIACRGGLATVETIEEEGLLERGIAIGERFRARFEALREEMPDRIKDIRIRGVMIGVDLSFDATAVVSACLGRGLLINATHGHVVRLLPALNLSDEQIDEGCDILADVLREVTP from the coding sequence TTGCCAGACGTCCACGCCGCCCCGCAGAGTTCCGCGGAGACCATCGAGGACTTCTCGCGGTACGTCATCCCCAACTATCGCCGCTACCCGGTCTGCCTGGTCCGGGGCGAGGGTTCCTGGGTCTGGGACGCGGAGGGCAGGCGCTATCTCGACTTCTTCCCCGGCTGGGGCTGCAACCTGCTGGGCCACTGCCCCCCCCGCATCGTCGAGGCCGTCCGCGAGCAGGTCGGCCAGCTCATCCACGTCCCGAACACCTGGTACATGGAGGCGCAAGGCGCCTTCGCGAAGGCCCTCTCGGAGAGGTCCTTCGGCGGCCACTGCTTCTTCTGCAACAGCGGCGCGGAGGCCAACGAGGCCGCCATCAAGCTCGCCCGCGCCTGGGGCCATGCGAAGGGCCGCTACAAGCTGATCACCGCCGAGGGGGGCTTCCACGGGCGGACCTTCGCCGCGCTGACCGCGACGGCCCAGCCCAAGTACCAGGAGCCCTTCCAGCCGCTCGTCCCGGGCTTCGGCCACGTCCCCTACAACGACCTGGAGGCCGTCGCGAAATTGGCCGACGGCCAGACGGCCGCGGTGCTCGTGGAGCCGATCCAGGGAGAGGGCGGGGTGATCGTCCCCGACGAGGACTACCTCCCCGGCCTGCGGAAGATCTGCGACGAGCGCGGGATGCTGCTGATCCTGGACGAGGTCCAGACCGGCATGGCCCGCACCGGGCGCTGGTTCGCCTACCAGCACTCCGGCATCGAGCCCGACATCCTGACCTGCGCCAAGGCCCTCGCCGGGGGCATCGCCGCGGGCGTGATGATGGCGAGGAAGGAGGTCGCGGCGTTCCTCCAGCCCGGCCTCCACGCGTCCACCTTCGGCGGCAACCCCATCGCCTGCCGGGGCGGCCTCGCCACGGTGGAGACGATCGAGGAGGAAGGCCTCCTGGAACGCGGCATCGCCATCGGCGAGCGGTTCCGGGCCCGCTTCGAAGCCCTCCGCGAGGAGATGCCCGATCGCATCAAGGACATCCGGATCCGCGGGGTGATGATCGGCGTGGACCTCTCGTTCGACGCGACCGCGGTCGTCTCCGCATGCCTCGGGCGCGGGCTGCTGATCAACGCCACGCACGGCCACGTCGTCCGCCTGCTCCCGGCGCTCAACCTGTCCGACGAGCAGATCGACGAGGGCTGCGACATCCTGGCCGACGTCCTGCGGGAGGTGACCCCATGA